One stretch of Rhizoctonia solani chromosome 8, complete sequence DNA includes these proteins:
- a CDS encoding 2OG-Fe(II) oxygenase family protein has translation MDHLNEYQVGRHPVHYIPNFINEAEETTLLRKIESTPAGKWRILPNRRQVTRVILQVWGGEISKSGTLVPQELPSFVTDFPNLIEKLRKTGAFSETSQGTVNHIILNEYLPGQGITPHQDGPAYHPVVATLTLGSHAVMEYYQYLEPSQEDAPDPSVKTSGGNAGKVIDPAPILRLLLEPRSLVVTHGVLYTHHLHGISGAHSDVFASSHEDIGKLKAKYLGEERNVEVLSVGDIMNRETLGSRDLCDRFTQLANQADQESRLAHIHLERRTRASLTCRVVEKTSKAAGKLLRLK, from the exons ATGGACCATCTCAACGAGTATCAAGTTGGCCGCCACCCAGTCCATTATATTCCCAACTTTATTAACGAAGCTGAAGAGACAACCTTACTCAGGAAAATAGAGTCTACTCCTGCAGGAAAGTGGAGAATCTTACCGAATCGCCGGCAAGTAACTCGTGTCAT CCTTCAAGTGTGGG GAGGCGAGATATCCAAGTCTGGGACGTTGGTTCCACAAGAATTGCCTTCGTTTGTCACCGATTT CCCAAATTTGATTGAAAAACTTCGAAAAACTGGCGCTTTTTCGGAGACATCTCAAGGCACCGTCAACCACATCATATTAAACGAG TACCTTCCAGGGCAAGGAATAACA CCTCATCAGGACGGGCCGGCCTATCATCCTGTAGTCGCAACCCTGACATTGGGTTCTCATGCAGTTATGGAGTATTATCAATACCTGGAACCTTCTCAAGAAGATGCCCCCGATCCCTCTGTAAAAACAAGTGGGGGGAATGCTGGGAAAGTGATCGACCCAGCACCCATTCTTCGTTTGCTCCTCGAACCGCGCAGCCTAGTTGTTACTCACGGAGTTTTATACACACATCACCTACATGGTATTTCGGGTGCACACAGTGATGTATTTGCCTCTTCCCATGAAGACATAGGCAAACTTAAAGCAAAGTATTTAGGAGAAGAAAGAAATGTGGAGGTGCTTTCCGTAGGAGACATTATGAATAGGGAAACGCTAGGATCTCGAGATTTATGTGATCGTTTTACTCAGCTTGCGAATCAGGCCGACCAAGAAAGCCGGCTTGCACATATTCATCTGGAGAGACGGACAAGGGCCAGTTTGACATGTCGGGTGGTTGAGAAGACGTCCAAGGCTGCTGGAAAATTACTACGACTAAAGTAA